CAGCAGCAACGACAAGACCGACATCGACGATCTGCTGGTCAAGGGCAGCTACAAGCTCAGCAACAACAGCAGCATCTCCGCTTCGCTGCACCACTTCGAGGGCAAGGGCCAGATGCCCGGCGGCCTGACCACGGCGCAGTACGCCGCCGACCCGTTCCAGAGCACGCGCAACTATGACCAGTTCACGGGCCGCCGCACCGACGGCTCGCTCAAGTACAGCTACAAGGACGGTCGCAACAACTTCGAAGTGCTCAGCTACTACGTGGACTCCTTCCGCGGCAGCTATATCGAACGCGACGCCACCGGCGCCAATGCCGGCAAGCGCAGCCTCACGGCCGCACCGCGCGACTACAGCTACTACGGCGTGGAGCCGCGCTACTCGCGCATTTTCGAGACCGGCTCCGTGGTGCAGGAAGTCAGCGTGGGCTATCGCTACCTGAAGGAAAAGAGCTCCGAAACGGCGCTGGCCACTTCGGGCTTCTATGTGCCCGGCCAGGTCGATGCCATGGCTCTGCCGCTGAACACCACCCAGACCAGCCAGGGCGGCACCACGGCCAATGCCTTCTATATCGACAACCGCATCGATGTGGGCAACTGGACCATCACGCCCGGCGTGCGCTACGAGCGCATCCGCTCCTTCAACAATGTGGTGGACTACAAGGGCGCGACCGCAGCGGCCATCTATCCGACGGCGGCCGCCAACGAACTGCTGCCCACGCTGTCGGTGCTCTACCGCGTCGACAGCCACTGGTCGGTGTTCGCCAATGCCGGCAAGTCCTTCGGACCCCAACAGTACGCACAGCTGGCCCAGTCGTCCAACAACCAGCTCTACCCCGAATCGGCCAAGACCTATGAGCTGGGCACGCACTACAAGAGCGACACCTGGAACGGCGAGCTGACGCTGTTCAATATCGACTTCAACAAGGAGCTGTTCCTGGACCGCCCGGGCGACGGCACCGGCAACGGCATCTGGACCGATCTGGGTGCCACGCGCCACCGTGGTCTGGAATCGGCGCTGCGCTATGACTTCGGCAAGAACTACCCGGCACTCAAGGGCCTGTCGCTGGGCATGAGCTATACCTTCACCCAGGCCACCAGCCAGGCCGGTCCTTTCGCAGGCCGCGACCTGCCGCTTTATTCGCGCCACACGGCCGGCCTGTCGGCACGTTATGCGATGGAGCGCTGGACCTTCAATGCCGATCTGAACGCCCAGTCCAAGCAACGCTCGCCCGGCACGCCCGGCACCAGTGCCAAGCCCAATTCCTACATCACGCAGGAAGATGCCAACGGCAATCTGGGCGATATCCCGGGCTTTGCCATTCTGGGCCTGCGCACCAGCTACCAGGCGGGCAAGGAGCTGAACAATCTGCGCCTGACCGTGGGCATGAAGAACGTGTTTGACCGCCGCTACTTCACCCGCTCCACCGACAACAACGGCGGTGGCAAATACGTGGGCATGCCACGCACCCTGTACGTTCAGGCCACCCTGCCGTTCTAAGCGGCGGCCCCGCGAGTCCGTCTCAGGACCGGTCACGCGGGGCATCACAACATCACGCGCAATGACTTCGCTCCGTTCTCTGTGGCTGCGGCTGCACCGCTGGTTTGCCCTGAGCCTGGGCTGGATTCTGATTCTGGCCGGACTCACCGGCACCCTGCTCATCATCGGCCAGCCGCTGGACCGCATGGCGCACCCCGAGCTGTTCCAGGCCCGCACGACACAGGCCCAGCAGGCCGCAGCACTGACGCCGATACTGGCCAGAGCCCATGAGGAGTTCGGCAGCAAAGCCACTTTGCGCTTCCGGCTGCCTCAGGAGACACAGGACAGCCTGTGGCTGCGCGTTCAGGCGGCCAACTGGCGCGGCACCATCTACCTGGACCCTGTGACCGGAGCGGAGCAGGGCCGGCGCGGCGAGACCGAGGGCTTTGTCAACACGCTGTTCAAGCTGCACAGCACCCTGCTACTCGACGCCAATGGCAAGGCCATACTGGCCTGGACCACGCTGGCCTACGTGCTGCTGCTGCTGACGGGCGTCATTCTCTGGTGGCCCAAGCGCTGGCCGGGCAACTGGCGCATAGAACTCAACAAAAGCCTGGTGCGCGCCCTGTTCGACATGCACCGCATCGGCGGCGTGATCATGGGCCTGCTGATCGCGGTGTCGGTCGTCACCGGTGCCTATATGGCATGGCGGCCGCTGGGCGACTGGCTCAATGTGCTCAGCAGCAGCAAGGCAATCAAGCCGCCCAAGCTGCCCGCACTGGCTGAGGAAGGCACCCTGCCCGCCGATGTGGACGCCATGCTGGCCGCAGCCCGCGCGGCCATGCCCGATGCCCAGGCCAGCTTCGTGCAGCTGCCGCCCAATGCCAAGCAGGCCGTACGCATCCGCTTTCGCGCCCCCGACGAACCGCACCCCAACGGCATCAGCTCGGTATGGCTGGACCCGCGCAACGGGGCGGTACTGGACGTCAGGCGCTGGAACGAACTCGACCCCGGCGCTGCGGCGGTGGCCGTGGCCTATCCGCTGCACACGGGCGAGCTGGGTGGCGTGCTGATGGAAATCCTGGCCGGCCTCAACGGCCTGGTGCTGGGCGGCCTGGGCATCAGCGGAATCTGGCTCTGGTGGCACCGCCGCAAGGCCAGAAAGCTTGCGGCCCAGAGAAAGTCCTGAAGGAGCCAGGCTCGGATATCCCTGTTCAGGGCCGGGTCTGCTTGCATCACAGCCTCTGCGGCCTCAGCATCTGCACTTCCACCGATGAGCAGACAAGGAGCTGAAGATGGCTATGAATCCCGTTGGCTGGTTCGAGATCTACGTGCAGGACATGTCGCGCGCCAGGAGCTTCTACGAAGCCGTGCTGGGCTGTCAGCTGCAAGCGCTGGCCATACCGGAAGGCGGCGAGCACCCCGATATGGAGATGTGGGCCTTTCCCGGGCAGCCGAACAACGCTGGCGCCACAGGGGCGCTGGTCCGCATGCCGGAATGTCCGTCTGGCGGCGGCGGTACGCTGGTCTATTTCGTCTGTGAAGACTGCGCCGAGCAAGCCGCCCGCGTCGCGCGCAACGGCGGCAGCCTGCACCGCGACAAGGTCTCCATAGGCCCTTATGGCTTTATTGCCCTGGCCATCGATACCGAAGGCAATATGTTTGGCCTGCACTCGATGAAATAGGACAGACTGGCGCCAGCCCACGCAAAAGGCCTGCCTCCGAGGAGAGCAGGCCTTTTTTACGTGGCAAGCGGGCGCAATCAGGCCAGCAGTTGCCTCAGCACATAGGGCAGGATGCCGCCATGGCGGTAGTAGTCCACCTCGATGGGAGTATCAATGCGCAGCTTCACGGTCACGGTTTTCTTGCTGCCGTCGGGCCTCGCGATCACCAGCTGGGCATCGCTTTGCGGCGCCAGGTCGGCAGCCGGGATCACATCGATGAACTCCTCGCCCGTCAGACCCAAGGTTTGCCAGCTGTCATTGCCCTTGAACTGCAGCGGCAACACACCCATGCCCACCAGATTGGAGCGGTGAATGCGCTCGAAGCTGCGCGCCACCACGGCCTTGATGCCCAGCAGTTGCGTGCCCTTGGCCGCCCAATCGCGGCTGGAGCCCGTGCCGTATTCCTCGCCGGCCAGCACCACCGTGGCACGACCCGCGGCCTGGTACTTCATGGCCGCGTCGTAAATGGCCATCTTCTCGGTCTTGCCATGGTCGTCGCGGAACAAGGTGACACCGCCCTCCTCGCGCGAGCCGTCGGCGGCTGCGGGAATCATCAGGTTCTTGATACGCACATTGGCAAAAGTGCCGCGCATCATCACCTCATGATTGCCCCGACGCGAGCCGTAGCTGTTGAAGTCGGCCTTTTGCACGCCATGCTCGAGCAACCACTTGCCTGCCGGTGAAGACTCCTTGATGGAACCTGCAGGCGAGATATGGTCGGTGGTGATGGAGTCACCGAACAAGGCCATGATGCGGGCGCCGTGCACCGCGCTGGAGTTAGAGCCTTTCTGACCTGCAGCGCTTTCTCCATCTGCGGATGGCGCTTTCAAATCCAGAGCAAAGTCGGTAAAGAACGGCGGCTCGGCGATATAGGTGCTCTCGGGCCAGGTATAGGTGGAGCCCGTCACACCCCGAATCTTTTCCCAGAGCTTGCCTGGCTCGCTGGCCACCTGCTCGTAATTGCTGCGGAAGGCCTTGCCGTTCATGGCGAACTTGAGCAGCTCCTGAATCTCCTCGCTGCTGGGCCAGATGTCGCCCAGATACACGTCCTTGCCGCCCTTGCCCTTGCCCACGGGCTCGGTCATCAGGTCCTTGCGCACCGTACCGGCAATCGCGTAAGCCACCACCAGCGGAGGACTGGCCAGGAAGTTGGCCTTGATATTGGGGTGAATGCGGGCCTCGAAATTGCGGTTGCCCGAGAGCACGGCCGAGCAGACCAGATTGTTCTGCGTGATGACGGCATTGATCTCGGGGGTGAGATCACCCGCGTTGCCGATGCAGGTGGTGCAGCCGTAGCCTGCCAGCGCAAAGCCCAGTTTTTCCAGATAGGGCAGCAAGCCCGCCTCGGTCAGATAGCGGGTGACCAGGCGGGAGCCCGGGGCCAGCGAGGTCTTGATATGCGGCTTGACCTTGAGGCCTGCCTGCACTGCCTTCTTGGCCAGCAGGCCTGCGGCCAGCATGACGCTGGGATTGGAGGTATTGGTACAGCTGGTGATGGCTGCAATCAGCACATCGCCGCTGCCGATATCGAAGCTCTTTTCCGGCGCTGCAACCGCATGGCTGGCATCCACAGCAATCGCACTGGCCTCGACCTTGCCGGTCTCGGGCGTGTTGCTCACCATCTCGGCCTTGTTGCGCTCCGCACCGGCCGACAGGGGTTTGCTCTCGGGCTGCAATGACTCGGGACCATCGGGACTCACCACGTGGCGACGCGCCAGTTGATCGGCAGGAAGATTGAAGCCATTCTGGGCCACGGGAGCGCTGAACAGCTCGTCGAACTGCCCGGCCACATGGCCGATCTCGATGCGGTCCTGCGGGCGCTTGGGCCCGGCCAGACTCGGTGCCACCTTGCCCAGATCCAGCTTGACCACATGCGAGTAATCGATTTCGCCGGCCTTGGGCACGCCAAACAGCTGCTGGGCCTTGAAGTAGGCTTCGAAGGCCTGGATCTCACTCTTGGTGCGTCCCGTTCCCTTGAAGTACTCGATGGTCTTTTCATCGACAGGGAAGAAACCCATGGTCGCCCCATACTCAGGGGCCATATTGCCGATGGTGGCGCGATCCGGCAGCGAAAGGCTGCGCGTGCCTTCGCCAAAGAACTCGACGAACTTGCCGACCACTTTTTCCTTGCGCAGCAGCTCCGTGACGGTGAGCACCAGATCGGTGGCAGTCACGCCTTCGCGCAACTGGCCGGTCAGTTCGAAGCCCACCACATCGGGCGTGAGGAAGTACACGGGCTGGCCCAGCATGGCCGCCTCGGCCTCGATGCCACCCACGCCCCAGGCCACCACGCCTATGCCGTTGATCATGGTGGTATGGCTGTCGGTGCCGACCAGCGTGTCGGGGTAATACACCGCTTCACCCTTGCCACTCCTGGCCTTGTGCACGCCGCGCGCCAGGTATTCCAGATTGACCTGGTGCACGATGCCGAAGCCCGGCGGCACGACACCGAAGGTGTCGAAAGCCTGCATGCCCCATTTCATGAACTGGTAGCGCTCCTGGTTGCGCTGGAACTCCAGCTTCATGTTCAGGTCCAGCGCCTTCTTGGTGCCGAAGTAGTCCACCATGATGGAGTGGTCCACCACCAGGTCCACGGGCACCAGCGGCTCGATGGACTTGGGCTTCTTGCCCAGCTTGGCAGCGGTGCTTCGCATGGCTGCCAGGTCGGCCAGCAAGGGGACGCCGGTGAAGTCCTGCAGCACCACGCGCGCGACGACAAACGGAATCTCGTCGACCCGCTCGGCCTTGGGTTGCCAGCGCGCCAGCTGCGCCACATGCTCCTCGGTGATCTTGTTGCCATCACAGTTGCGCAGCACCGATTCGAGCACGATACGAATCGAGACCGGCAGGCGCTTGATCTCCGGGAACTGCTTGGTCAGGGCCGGCAAGGAATAAAACTTGCCCTTCTTGCCCTCGGCCAGTTCAAAGGACTTCAGGGTTTTGGCAAAAGCATGCGACATCGTGAGACTCTCCATGGACAGAACACAGGGGAAACGCTTTTGCATTCCATTGTGCACACAATGCCCGTGAAAAGGGTGGGAAAGGGCGCCGGCAGTGCAAACCGGCTCACATGGGCGCAGAAAAAAGAAAGCCCGCGCTGGGCGGGCTGGAGTCGCGCTGAAGCAAGCTCAGGCGCCGGTGTCCGGCAGAAACTCCTCTCCTTCGCTCAAGGGCGCAAAGCGGTAGCTGGCCGGCGTGCGGCTGAGCTTGACCGGAGCGCCCAGCCCCTGGTATTGGCCCATCGTCACCACCATCTCGCGGTGCACGGTATGCGGATGCTCTAGCGCCTGAGCGACATCGAGCACCGGCGCGGCAGGCACGCCGATGGCCATCAGCTCGTCGGCAAGCTTCACGCCATCGAGCGGCGCAAACGCCTGCTCCAGCAAGGGCTTGAGCTCGGCACGATGGACAGAACGCTGGCCTGCGGTGGCAAAGCGCTCGTCCTGCGCCAGCCCCTCCTGCCCGACATGCTGGCACAGCAACCGGAACTGCCTGTCGTTGCCCACGGCCAGAAAGATGGGGGCACCGCCCGTGCTGAGAACGTCATAGGGATAGATATTGGGATGTGCATTGCCCGAGCGCTGCGGCACCTTGCGTCCCATGAACCAGTTGGCCGCATGGGGATGGAGCAGCGACAGCCCGGAGTCGTAGAGCGAGGCATCCACCAGTTGCCCCTGTCCGCTGCGCCCCCGCTCGTGCAGGGCCAGCAGCACGCCTATGGTGGCATTCAAACCCGTCACCATGTCCACCACCGGCAGTCCCACGCGCAGCGGGTCACCGTCGGCTTCGCCATTGATGCTCATGATGCCGGCCATGGCCTGGATGGCGGCGTCGTAGCCGGGCAGGCTTCCCAGAGGGCCGTCGGCGCCGAAGCCCGTGACGCGGCACCAGATCAGATGCGGCAGCTCTTCTCGCATCTGCTCATAGCCTATGCCCCATTTCTCCATGGTTCCGACCTTGAAGTTCTCCACCACCACATCGGCCTCGGCCATCAATGCGCGCACGCGCTGCTGGCCTTCGGGCGCGGACAGATCGAGAAACTGGAGGCGCTTGTTGCGGTTCAAGCCGAAGTAGTAGGAGGCCACGCCATCGCGAAACGGAGGCCCCCAGGTGCGGGTGTCGTCGCCCTGCGGCGGCTCCACCTTGAGCACATCGGCGCCATGGTCGCCCAGTATCTGGCCACAGAACGGCCCGCCGAGAATGCGTGACAGATCAAGCACCTTGACGCCCTGCAGGGCTCCGGCGCCAATCGAGGCTGGATTGTGCATGTTTCACTTTCCGACAGAATGCGGGCCCATGGCCTGCGTGTTGATCAAAGATTGCTCGTGAGCTTGCACCGCCAGTCGCGGCAGCCCATGTCTCAGGCCAGAGGCTTTCGGCTCACGCCGCGCACCAGCGCGCTCAAGCGCTGATGGATGGCATGGAAACTCTGGTCCGCCTCTACCTGCGAGGCAACGGGCTGGCGGAGGTGCTTGCCCTCCCGCTCCAGCTTGGCGCGGATTTCCGGATTCACCAGCGCCTGCCCTATGGCGCTGCGCAGCGCGGCCACGCGGTCGGCGGGTGTGCCCTTTTTCACGAAGTAGCCAGCGCTGACCGTGTATTCAAAGTCGGGGCTGAGACGGCTATGCGATATCAGCGGCACATGGGCCAGCTCCTTCGGCAAGGCCTTGGAAAAGCTGGTCAGAATCTTCAGGCGCCCCTGCCTGACCATGCCTTCGAAGCTTGTCTGATAAGGCAGGATGGCGAAGTCCACCTGCCCTCCCGCCAGGTCCTGCAGGGCCGGTGCACCGCCCTTGTAGGGCACATGCAGAAACGGCAGCTTCAGTCTGGCTGCGAGAGCATCGCCCATGAGGTTGTACATGGAGTCCACACCCACCGTGCCATAGGTCAGCGGGCCGCTTTTGCTGGCGCGTGCATATTCGATGAACTCGTCATAGCTTTCGACAGGCAGCCCGCTCTTGACCATGAGAACGATGGGCGACTCCGTCGTGGGAGCCGCCAGCGTGAAGTCGCCCGGCTTGTAGCGCGCTGCCGTATTGAGCATGGGCGCCAGGAAGATCTCGTTGGCCGAACCATGGAAGAACATATAGCCGTCTGCAGGCGCGTTGAGCACCTTGGCTGCGGCAATCAGGCCCGTTCCGCCGCCCAGGTTCTCCACCACCACCTGCTGCCTGATGCTGCGACCTATGGATTCGGCAAAGATGCGCGCAGCCACATCGCTGGCCCCACCTGCGGGAAAAGGCACCATAAGGACCAGAGGCTTGGCCGGAAAGCTTTCTGCAGCCCGGACCCCGGTCGAAGCTGCCGCCAAGGCAGCCGCCTGCCACAGCGTGTACCGCATAAAGCCGCGGCGGTTCCCTGTGTTCATCTTTTCTCTCCCGTTCAGAGTGCGACCGCTCAGGCCAGATAGCTTTGCACCAAGTGCGTCCAGAAAGCTGCCCCTATAGGCAGGGCCTTGTCATTGAAGTCGTACAGCGGGTTGTGCACCATGCAGCCTCCGTCCTCGCCCACACCGTTGCCCAGCCGGATATAGGCACCGGGGCGCTTTTGCAGCATGTAGGCAAAGTCTTCGCTGCCCATGGTCGGCGTGCGCTCGCCCACCTTGTCCTCGCCCAGCAGGCGTATGGCCACCTGCCGCGCGTATTCGGTCTGGGCTGCGCAATTCACGAGCACCGGGTACTTGTGCACGTAGTCGATGTCGCAGCTGAGCTGATAGCTCTCGGCCTGGGCCTGCACAAAGGCCTTGATGCGCTTTTCCACCCAGCTGCGCACGTCCGGGTGCAGGGCGCGCACGCCGATCTTGAGCACGGCGCTTTCAGGCACGATGTTGAAGACCTCGCCGGCCTGGATGGAGCCCACCGTGATCACGGCCGCCTGCTGGGCATCGATCTCGCGCGTGATGATGGACTGCAGCCCCAGCACGATGCTGGCCGCGCACTGCATGCTGTCTATGCCGTGGTGCGGCATGGCGCCATGGGCGCTGCGCCCGCGCAGCGTGACGGTCACGCGATCGAACGAAGCCATGGCCGGCCCCGAGCTGATCGCCATCCGGCCCACGGGCAGGCCCGGCGCGTTGTGCAGCGCGTAGATCTCGTCGCAGGGAAACAGCTCGAACAGGCCTTCGTCCACCATGCGCATGGCTCCGCCCTCGTTTTCCTCGGCCGGCTGGAAGATCAGGTTAAGCGTGCCGTCGAAATCAAGCTTCTCGGCGATGAACTTTGCCGCGCACAGCAGGATGGCGGTATGTCCATCATGGCCGCAGGCATGCATTTTCCCGGGCAGGCGACTGGCGTAGTCCAGGCCTGTTCTTTCATGGATGGGCAAGGCGTCCATGTCTGCGCGTATGCCCAGCGACTTGCTTCCCGATCCTTTTCTGAGCACGCCGACCACGCCGGTGACACCCAGGCCGCGGTGCACGGCATAGCCCCAGCGAGCCAGGGATGCGGCCACCATGTCGCTGGTGCGCGTCTCTTCAAAGGCAAGTTCGGGATGAGCATGGATGCTGCGGCGAACCTCCACGAACTCGGCAGCAACGGACTGCAGTTGGGCGAGCAGAAGGGACGTTGAAGATGTCATGGCTATGGATGGTTGAAGTACCCCGGCTCATGCCTTGCATGGACTCTCGGGCAGTGGCAGGAAGTGGCAGGCAGTGCGAAACAGTGTCCTCCTCACGGCCAAGGCGAGGAGTTTCGAAAAGTTCTAACACGTCCAACCTTCGATGGCATGCCTGCGCTTGCGCCCAAGCGACAGCGCCATCAGTCAAGCTTCACGCCAGCCTTTCGCACCACCTCGCTCCATTTGTCGAGCTCGCTCTTCACGAAGCCGGCCAGATAGGCGGGCTGGGTATCCGCGCCGCGCTCCAGGCCCTGGGCCGCAAAGGCTTTCTTCACATTCTCGGAATCCAGCGCCTTGGCATAGGCCTGATTGAGCAGCTCCACCCGCTCTGCCGGCATGCTCTTGGGTCCGACCACGCCGAAGAACACGCTCACGTCGTAGCCAGCCAGACCTTGCTCGGCGATCGTGGGGATCTGGGGCATGGCACTGGAGCGTTTGGCCGTGGCCACGCCGAGGGCCTTGACCTTGCCGGCCTTGATATAGGGCATGGCCGTGAGGATGTCGGTGAAGGTCATGTCCACCTGACCAGCCAGCAGGTCGTTGAGCGCCGGCCCCGTGCCCTTGTAGGGCACGTGCTGCAGCTGGGTGCCTGCCATGCCGTTGAACAGCACACCCGCCAGATGGGACGAGGCGCCGTTGCCCGAAGACGCGAAGTTGAGCTTGCCGGGCTTGCTCTTTTCCAGTGCGATCAGCTCCTTGACGTTGCTGACGCCCAGGTCCGGCCGCACCACCAGCACATTGGGCAGATAGCCCACATAGATGACGGGCGTGAAGCTCGTGCGCGGGTCGTAGCTGATGGACTTGTACAGCGGCTTGTTGATGGCTAGCGGGCCCGACGTGCCGAACATCAGCGTGTAACCGTCCGGCTTGGCGCGGGCCACGAAGTCCGCACCGATATTGCCGCCGGCGCCGGCCTTGTTCTCCACGATCACGCTCTGGCCCAGCTCCTTGGTCAGCTCTGTAGCCAGAATGCGGGCCATGGCATCGGTAGGGCCGCCGGGCGGGAACGGCACGATGAACATGATGGGGCGCTCGGGGAATTTCTCCGCGGCCTGGGCATTCGAAGAGATGCCCAGGCACAGGGCTGCGCTGGCGACCGCGATAGATCCGGCCAGCAGGCGACGGCTGATGTTCATGATTTGTCTCCTTGGTAGGTACGCCAGTCGGTGTTGGCTTTCAAAATACATAGCTGCTGGCGCTTGTCTGTATTACGTCAGAGCCGTTTTATTCATTGATTCACTCTTGCCAAGCAGGCGGCATCTCGGCCGCCGCCAGCGGATCGCGTGGCAGCACGCGGTGCAGCAGCACCAGTTGCGACAGGCGCAGGCGTTCTGCCGAGCCGGTCTGCGCGGCCTCCCACGCCATGGCGATGGCCGTGGTGCAGTTGTAGAGGCCGGTAGCGGCCTGGCGGGCGAGCACATCGCCGCCATCCTGCGCGGCCTTTTCCGCCAGGGCGCTGGCGCGGGCCAGCGCGTCCTCCAGGGCACTGCGGTAGCCGGGTGCCAGGCGCGCCTGGTCGAGCAGGCCGTGCAGGTATTGCTGCAGCACTGGCAGCGAGCCTTCGCGCTTGATGGCGCGGATCACGTCCAGCGCCACGATGTTGCTCGTGCCTTCCCAGATCGAGCCCAGGTGCGCGTCGCGCACCAGGCGCGGGTCGCTCCACTCCTCGATGTAGCCGCAGCCGCCGCGCACTTCCATGGCGTCGCCAGTGACCTTGCGCGCATCGCGGCAGGCGCGGAACTTGATCATCGGCGTGAGGATGCGCAGCAGCGCATAGGCGCCCTCCTCGCCCGCGTCGGAGCGCATCAGCGTCTGCGCGGTCTGGAACACCATGGTGCGTGCCTGTTCGGCGGGCACGCGCAGCTTGTCGAGCTGGCGCTGCATCAGCGGCATGTTTTCGAGGCGCTTGCCGAAGGCGATGCGCTCGTGGGCGATGAACTCGGCCTCCGCCACGGCGCGGCGCATCATGCCGGCCGAACGCACACCGTTCGACAGGCGCGAGTTGTTGACCATGTCGGCCATCTGCACGAAGCCCCGGCCCTGCTCGCCCACCAGGTAGGCCACGGCGCCGTCCATGCGGATCTCTCCGCTGGCCATGGACTTGGTTCCCATCTTGTCCTTCAGGCGAACGATGCGGTAGTGGTTGGTGCTGCCGTCGTCCAGGGTGCGCGGCAGCAGGAACAGCGAGATGCCCTTCATGCCCAGCGCACCGCCTTCAACGCGCGCCAGCACCATGGCGAACTCGGCATCGGGGTTGGAGCAGAACCACTTGTCGCCCGTGAGAAGCCACGAGCCGTCGGCCTGCGGGCGGGCCATGGTCAGCGTGTTGGCGATGTCGGAGCCTGCGGCCTGCTCGGTCATGAACATGGCG
This region of Comamonas thiooxydans genomic DNA includes:
- a CDS encoding TonB-dependent siderophore receptor, producing MANLHLSDSPAFRLSSAAAAVAAALGVLASPVHAQTASAAAAEAALDSVTVTGNWLDGDMSSAEKVLEHPGARTIVERERIQESGATTLREALRLVPGVQVQDSNGTGGSDISLNLSVRGLTARLSPRSYVLQDGVPVSYAPYGQPQLSLAPVALGNLDSIDVVRGAGSVRYGPQNVGGIINFTTRAIPKTFAAEASIGTEIYSHGGNVKTSPSFFVGGTNDSGLGLAVLYSGTHGKGWRSSNDKTDIDDLLVKGSYKLSNNSSISASLHHFEGKGQMPGGLTTAQYAADPFQSTRNYDQFTGRRTDGSLKYSYKDGRNNFEVLSYYVDSFRGSYIERDATGANAGKRSLTAAPRDYSYYGVEPRYSRIFETGSVVQEVSVGYRYLKEKSSETALATSGFYVPGQVDAMALPLNTTQTSQGGTTANAFYIDNRIDVGNWTITPGVRYERIRSFNNVVDYKGATAAAIYPTAAANELLPTLSVLYRVDSHWSVFANAGKSFGPQQYAQLAQSSNNQLYPESAKTYELGTHYKSDTWNGELTLFNIDFNKELFLDRPGDGTGNGIWTDLGATRHRGLESALRYDFGKNYPALKGLSLGMSYTFTQATSQAGPFAGRDLPLYSRHTAGLSARYAMERWTFNADLNAQSKQRSPGTPGTSAKPNSYITQEDANGNLGDIPGFAILGLRTSYQAGKELNNLRLTVGMKNVFDRRYFTRSTDNNGGGKYVGMPRTLYVQATLPF
- a CDS encoding PepSY domain-containing protein, translated to MTSLRSLWLRLHRWFALSLGWILILAGLTGTLLIIGQPLDRMAHPELFQARTTQAQQAAALTPILARAHEEFGSKATLRFRLPQETQDSLWLRVQAANWRGTIYLDPVTGAEQGRRGETEGFVNTLFKLHSTLLLDANGKAILAWTTLAYVLLLLTGVILWWPKRWPGNWRIELNKSLVRALFDMHRIGGVIMGLLIAVSVVTGAYMAWRPLGDWLNVLSSSKAIKPPKLPALAEEGTLPADVDAMLAAARAAMPDAQASFVQLPPNAKQAVRIRFRAPDEPHPNGISSVWLDPRNGAVLDVRRWNELDPGAAAVAVAYPLHTGELGGVLMEILAGLNGLVLGGLGISGIWLWWHRRKARKLAAQRKS
- a CDS encoding VOC family protein, translated to MAMNPVGWFEIYVQDMSRARSFYEAVLGCQLQALAIPEGGEHPDMEMWAFPGQPNNAGATGALVRMPECPSGGGGTLVYFVCEDCAEQAARVARNGGSLHRDKVSIGPYGFIALAIDTEGNMFGLHSMK
- a CDS encoding aconitate hydratase codes for the protein MSHAFAKTLKSFELAEGKKGKFYSLPALTKQFPEIKRLPVSIRIVLESVLRNCDGNKITEEHVAQLARWQPKAERVDEIPFVVARVVLQDFTGVPLLADLAAMRSTAAKLGKKPKSIEPLVPVDLVVDHSIMVDYFGTKKALDLNMKLEFQRNQERYQFMKWGMQAFDTFGVVPPGFGIVHQVNLEYLARGVHKARSGKGEAVYYPDTLVGTDSHTTMINGIGVVAWGVGGIEAEAAMLGQPVYFLTPDVVGFELTGQLREGVTATDLVLTVTELLRKEKVVGKFVEFFGEGTRSLSLPDRATIGNMAPEYGATMGFFPVDEKTIEYFKGTGRTKSEIQAFEAYFKAQQLFGVPKAGEIDYSHVVKLDLGKVAPSLAGPKRPQDRIEIGHVAGQFDELFSAPVAQNGFNLPADQLARRHVVSPDGPESLQPESKPLSAGAERNKAEMVSNTPETGKVEASAIAVDASHAVAAPEKSFDIGSGDVLIAAITSCTNTSNPSVMLAAGLLAKKAVQAGLKVKPHIKTSLAPGSRLVTRYLTEAGLLPYLEKLGFALAGYGCTTCIGNAGDLTPEINAVITQNNLVCSAVLSGNRNFEARIHPNIKANFLASPPLVVAYAIAGTVRKDLMTEPVGKGKGGKDVYLGDIWPSSEEIQELLKFAMNGKAFRSNYEQVASEPGKLWEKIRGVTGSTYTWPESTYIAEPPFFTDFALDLKAPSADGESAAGQKGSNSSAVHGARIMALFGDSITTDHISPAGSIKESSPAGKWLLEHGVQKADFNSYGSRRGNHEVMMRGTFANVRIKNLMIPAAADGSREEGGVTLFRDDHGKTEKMAIYDAAMKYQAAGRATVVLAGEEYGTGSSRDWAAKGTQLLGIKAVVARSFERIHRSNLVGMGVLPLQFKGNDSWQTLGLTGEEFIDVIPAADLAPQSDAQLVIARPDGSKKTVTVKLRIDTPIEVDYYRHGGILPYVLRQLLA
- a CDS encoding CaiB/BaiF CoA-transferase family protein, which encodes MHNPASIGAGALQGVKVLDLSRILGGPFCGQILGDHGADVLKVEPPQGDDTRTWGPPFRDGVASYYFGLNRNKRLQFLDLSAPEGQQRVRALMAEADVVVENFKVGTMEKWGIGYEQMREELPHLIWCRVTGFGADGPLGSLPGYDAAIQAMAGIMSINGEADGDPLRVGLPVVDMVTGLNATIGVLLALHERGRSGQGQLVDASLYDSGLSLLHPHAANWFMGRKVPQRSGNAHPNIYPYDVLSTGGAPIFLAVGNDRQFRLLCQHVGQEGLAQDERFATAGQRSVHRAELKPLLEQAFAPLDGVKLADELMAIGVPAAPVLDVAQALEHPHTVHREMVVTMGQYQGLGAPVKLSRTPASYRFAPLSEGEEFLPDTGA
- a CDS encoding tripartite tricarboxylate transporter substrate binding protein; the protein is MNTGNRRGFMRYTLWQAAALAAASTGVRAAESFPAKPLVLMVPFPAGGASDVAARIFAESIGRSIRQQVVVENLGGGTGLIAAAKVLNAPADGYMFFHGSANEIFLAPMLNTAARYKPGDFTLAAPTTESPIVLMVKSGLPVESYDEFIEYARASKSGPLTYGTVGVDSMYNLMGDALAARLKLPFLHVPYKGGAPALQDLAGGQVDFAILPYQTSFEGMVRQGRLKILTSFSKALPKELAHVPLISHSRLSPDFEYTVSAGYFVKKGTPADRVAALRSAIGQALVNPEIRAKLEREGKHLRQPVASQVEADQSFHAIHQRLSALVRGVSRKPLA
- a CDS encoding M20 aminoacylase family protein, producing MTSSTSLLLAQLQSVAAEFVEVRRSIHAHPELAFEETRTSDMVAASLARWGYAVHRGLGVTGVVGVLRKGSGSKSLGIRADMDALPIHERTGLDYASRLPGKMHACGHDGHTAILLCAAKFIAEKLDFDGTLNLIFQPAEENEGGAMRMVDEGLFELFPCDEIYALHNAPGLPVGRMAISSGPAMASFDRVTVTLRGRSAHGAMPHHGIDSMQCAASIVLGLQSIITREIDAQQAAVITVGSIQAGEVFNIVPESAVLKIGVRALHPDVRSWVEKRIKAFVQAQAESYQLSCDIDYVHKYPVLVNCAAQTEYARQVAIRLLGEDKVGERTPTMGSEDFAYMLQKRPGAYIRLGNGVGEDGGCMVHNPLYDFNDKALPIGAAFWTHLVQSYLA